One part of the Gemmatimonas sp. genome encodes these proteins:
- the lspA gene encoding signal peptidase II — protein sequence MKAILAIPVFVVIVLLDQITKLVAEATLAATPRPVFGEWFRFALVYNPGAAFGLHLGPYSRWLFMGLTAGALVILGRLYQHTENDDYRRVLAIALVAAGAVGNVIDRIRSEYGVVDFLDIGFGVHRWPTFNIADIAVSSGAFLLALVLWQEERRELAAQAAAGEAATPSPTDSRDLAP from the coding sequence GTGAAGGCGATTCTCGCGATTCCCGTTTTTGTCGTCATCGTCCTGCTGGATCAGATCACCAAACTGGTGGCCGAGGCGACGTTGGCGGCGACCCCTCGGCCGGTCTTCGGCGAGTGGTTCCGCTTCGCGCTCGTCTACAATCCGGGGGCGGCCTTCGGGCTGCACCTCGGTCCGTATTCGCGCTGGCTCTTCATGGGCCTCACCGCCGGGGCGCTCGTCATTCTGGGCCGTCTGTACCAGCACACCGAGAATGACGATTACCGGCGCGTGCTGGCTATCGCGCTGGTGGCGGCCGGTGCCGTGGGCAACGTGATCGATCGCATTCGTTCCGAGTACGGGGTGGTGGATTTCCTCGATATCGGGTTCGGCGTGCACCGGTGGCCGACCTTCAACATCGCCGACATCGCGGTGAGCAGCGGCGCGTTCCTCCTGGCCCTCGTGCTGTGGCAGGAAGAGCGTCGCGAGCTGGCGGCGCAGGCCGCCGCCGGCGAGGCGGCCACGCCGTCGCCCACCGATTCACGCGACCTCGCTCCGTAA
- a CDS encoding DUF2723 domain-containing protein → MVLLGLYLSTAAPDLTFWDATEFMAAAHTLGVPHPPGTPLWVVLANVATRLFAGTAPPRAVTLLSVWAAALTGGLTAWMMARALGARGAVVGAVMAGTMFSVWNTATEAEVYAVTMLASVAMLAAGEFAGRHGSSNGQRARGRALVAFLAGLAVPLHLSLLVALPAAIVLAWRGARPTRREVASWLALFLLGFSAVALLPLLSVRNPALDSGNPETWRALLAVLRREQYQVAGLWPRQAPLWLQVANVFQWADWQVAFGAHPLPTAAFGRTALSLCWVWLAALGLRRVWRFDARLGRGLAVLLASATLGVAVWLNLRAGPTFGIGVLPDGAPHEARERDYFFVLAFWAWGVLAAAGVVALAASLARRLPAPVAVLPFVLALVPVLANRPVTDRTREPVSSLPRTYARLLLDAVPPAGVLVTAGDNDSFPLWYLQQVEEYRTDVAVVTVPLLGATWYRAQLAAQRLLDDGAVERWPGSGAALRSVMQSASRARRPVRVSTLLAATDRRRLDPGSGWALQGLVYAPDSIAPAGRTTLDLRALRTSRDLLPVGALDVLPADADPAAHAAQELLRCTLLTTPTDTLLVSGCNGV, encoded by the coding sequence ATGGTGCTTTTGGGGCTGTACCTGAGCACGGCCGCCCCGGATCTCACGTTCTGGGATGCCACCGAGTTCATGGCGGCGGCGCACACCCTCGGCGTGCCGCACCCGCCGGGTACACCGCTCTGGGTGGTACTCGCCAACGTCGCCACCCGCCTGTTCGCCGGCACCGCACCGCCGCGGGCGGTCACGCTGCTTTCCGTATGGGCGGCAGCGCTCACCGGCGGTCTCACGGCCTGGATGATGGCCCGGGCGCTGGGGGCCCGTGGCGCCGTGGTAGGCGCCGTGATGGCCGGCACGATGTTCAGCGTGTGGAACACCGCGACCGAAGCCGAGGTGTACGCGGTCACCATGCTCGCCAGCGTCGCCATGCTCGCCGCTGGCGAGTTCGCCGGCCGCCACGGCAGCAGCAACGGGCAGCGCGCCCGTGGCCGCGCCCTCGTGGCCTTTCTCGCCGGGCTGGCCGTGCCGCTGCATCTGTCGCTGCTGGTCGCGCTCCCCGCAGCGATCGTGCTGGCGTGGCGTGGCGCCCGCCCCACGCGGCGCGAGGTGGCCAGTTGGCTGGCCCTTTTTCTCCTCGGCTTCTCCGCGGTGGCGCTGCTGCCGCTGCTGTCGGTGCGCAACCCGGCACTCGATAGTGGCAACCCCGAGACCTGGCGGGCGCTCCTCGCCGTGCTCCGGCGCGAGCAGTACCAGGTGGCCGGGTTGTGGCCGCGCCAGGCGCCGCTCTGGCTGCAGGTGGCCAACGTCTTCCAGTGGGCCGACTGGCAAGTGGCGTTTGGCGCCCACCCGTTGCCCACGGCGGCGTTCGGTCGTACGGCGCTCAGTCTCTGTTGGGTGTGGCTGGCTGCATTGGGATTGCGCCGCGTCTGGCGCTTCGATGCCCGCCTCGGGCGCGGCCTGGCCGTGCTCCTCGCCTCCGCCACGCTCGGCGTGGCCGTGTGGCTCAACCTTCGGGCAGGGCCCACGTTCGGTATCGGCGTGCTGCCCGACGGCGCACCGCACGAGGCCCGCGAACGGGACTACTTTTTCGTCCTCGCCTTCTGGGCGTGGGGGGTGCTGGCGGCTGCCGGTGTGGTGGCGTTGGCCGCCAGTCTCGCCCGGCGACTGCCGGCACCGGTGGCGGTGCTGCCGTTCGTGCTGGCGCTCGTGCCGGTTCTGGCCAACCGCCCGGTGACCGACCGCACGCGGGAGCCCGTGTCGTCGTTGCCACGCACGTACGCCCGGCTGTTGCTGGACGCGGTGCCGCCCGCCGGGGTGCTGGTCACGGCAGGCGACAACGACAGTTTTCCCCTCTGGTATCTGCAGCAGGTCGAGGAGTATCGCACGGACGTGGCCGTGGTCACGGTGCCATTGCTCGGCGCCACGTGGTACCGTGCGCAGCTGGCGGCGCAGCGGCTGCTGGATGACGGCGCCGTGGAGCGCTGGCCGGGGAGTGGCGCGGCGCTTCGCTCCGTCATGCAGAGCGCCAGCCGGGCGCGACGTCCCGTGCGGGTGAGCACACTGCTCGCCGCCACCGACCGACGCCGCCTCGATCCGGGGAGTGGGTGGGCGCTGCAGGGGCTGGTGTACGCGCCCGACAGCATCGCGCCGGCGGGTCGCACCACGCTCGACCTGCGGGCCCTGCGCACGAGCCGCGATCTGCTCCCCGTCGGCGCGCTGGATGTACTCCCGGCAGACGCCGATCCGGCGGCACATGCCGCGCAGGAACTGCTGCGCTGCACGCTGCTGACGACACCCACCGACACGTTACTTGTGTCGGGGTGCAACGGTGTCTAA
- a CDS encoding YggS family pyridoxal phosphate-dependent enzyme, whose translation MPISEHVTALRPEAVRNAVAEVRARINDARSRGGHGQDVTLVAVTKTHGPEAVEAVWDAGITDVGENRVQEAEGKMAQVTVPVRWHLIGHLQRNKARHALRFALFHGLDSERLAVALHDEATRVGTTLDVLLQVNVSGEASKSGVAVPDVAITAERLLALPSLRVCGVMTMAPFDADEALLRAVFSGARAAREVVRAAGHPAEWLSMGMSGDYEIAVEEGATHVRLGTVLFGSRT comes from the coding sequence ATGCCAATTTCCGAGCACGTGACGGCGCTGCGGCCAGAGGCCGTTCGGAACGCGGTGGCGGAGGTGCGTGCGCGCATCAACGACGCGCGTTCGCGCGGCGGACACGGGCAGGACGTCACATTGGTCGCGGTCACCAAGACCCACGGGCCAGAAGCGGTTGAAGCGGTGTGGGACGCCGGGATCACCGACGTAGGCGAGAACCGCGTGCAGGAAGCGGAAGGCAAGATGGCGCAGGTTACCGTACCGGTGCGCTGGCACCTGATTGGTCATCTGCAACGCAACAAGGCGCGCCATGCGCTGCGCTTCGCACTGTTCCACGGGCTCGACAGTGAGCGACTGGCGGTGGCGCTTCACGACGAAGCGACCCGCGTCGGCACCACCCTCGATGTCCTGCTGCAGGTGAATGTGAGTGGCGAGGCGAGCAAGAGCGGGGTGGCCGTGCCCGATGTGGCCATCACCGCCGAGCGGTTGCTCGCGCTCCCGTCGCTGCGGGTGTGCGGGGTCATGACCATGGCGCCGTTCGACGCCGACGAGGCGCTGCTGCGTGCCGTGTTCTCCGGCGCGCGCGCGGCGCGCGAGGTGGTGCGCGCGGCCGGTCATCCGGCCGAGTGGCTCAGTATGGGGATGTCCGGCGATTACGAAATCGCCGTGGAGGAAGGGGCCACGCATGTGCGCCTCGGTACCGTGCTTTTCGGCAGTCGGACCTGA
- a CDS encoding chemotaxis protein CheW — protein sequence MEGVEGVERVEEARPQWLVVTSGEAVFGIPVTQVREVVRPGGVRPVPGTPPLQAGIVNVRGAIVTVLDLQALRTGERAVTPGSIVLLQYGARPIGLAVDRVLDVRTAAPEDPDGPAGATVLDAVALCARHLHSAEERTR from the coding sequence GTGGAGGGCGTGGAGGGCGTGGAGCGCGTGGAAGAGGCCCGGCCGCAGTGGCTGGTCGTGACCTCCGGAGAGGCGGTCTTCGGCATCCCCGTGACCCAGGTACGTGAAGTCGTACGCCCCGGCGGGGTCCGTCCCGTGCCAGGCACTCCGCCGCTGCAGGCGGGCATCGTGAACGTGCGGGGCGCCATCGTCACCGTGCTGGACCTGCAGGCGCTCCGAACCGGAGAGCGTGCCGTTACACCGGGGTCGATCGTCCTCCTCCAGTACGGCGCCCGGCCGATCGGGCTTGCCGTGGATCGTGTCCTGGATGTTCGCACGGCCGCGCCGGAAGATCCGGACGGACCCGCTGGCGCCACCGTCCTGGACGCGGTCGCGCTCTGTGCGCGGCATCTGCATTCAGCCGAGGAGAGAACACGGTGA
- a CDS encoding DivIVA domain-containing protein — MTDENFQGFRFTSLDARRYDFGNALRGYDRARVDQFRDQVAEELERLARVNQEIEQKARNFHEQLKSFRERDKALNEALVSAQQLRGEIREQAEREAQLIVREAQQEAERQLAGVRDEVARAQQELQGLWRRRRAYVSQLRHQLERQLAEINSVEQEPIPDFTLPRTADGDTEPPVARELRQLPPRNITPTPSWLDAVVEEER; from the coding sequence ATGACCGACGAAAACTTCCAGGGGTTCCGCTTCACGTCGCTCGACGCGCGCCGATACGATTTCGGCAATGCGCTGCGGGGCTATGATCGCGCGCGGGTCGATCAGTTTCGCGATCAGGTGGCGGAAGAGCTCGAACGGTTGGCGCGCGTCAACCAGGAGATCGAGCAGAAGGCGCGCAACTTTCACGAGCAGCTCAAGTCGTTTCGCGAACGCGACAAGGCGTTGAACGAGGCACTCGTCAGCGCCCAGCAGCTGCGCGGCGAGATTCGCGAGCAGGCCGAACGTGAAGCGCAACTCATCGTGCGCGAGGCACAGCAGGAGGCCGAACGCCAGCTGGCGGGGGTGCGGGACGAGGTGGCGCGTGCCCAGCAGGAGCTGCAGGGGCTTTGGCGCAGGCGGCGGGCGTATGTCTCGCAGTTGCGCCATCAGCTCGAGCGGCAATTGGCGGAAATCAACTCCGTCGAGCAGGAGCCCATCCCCGACTTCACGTTGCCACGCACGGCAGACGGCGACACGGAGCCCCCCGTCGCGCGGGAGCTGCGTCAGTTGCCGCCGCGCAACATCACGCCCACGCCGTCGTGGCTCGACGCCGTCGTGGAGGAGGAGAGGTGA
- a CDS encoding purine-nucleoside phosphorylase has protein sequence MEACALAIRQRFPRPVEAAIILGTGLGGLANEMTVEQVIEYSQLPNFPLSTVESHQGRLLCGTLAGRTVVAMQGRFHAYEGYSLQQVTFPVRVLRALGAETLIVSNACGGMHPLWAPGDLMLLADHINLLGDNPLIGPNDETLGPRFPDMSEPYDPALRRLAREVAVAAGITLREGVYVAVQGPNLETRAEYRFLRGIGADVVGMSTVPEVIVAVHGGMRVLGLSIITDQCLPDALKPAHVADIIAVARSAEPKLSAVVRGVLARL, from the coding sequence ATCGAGGCGTGTGCCCTCGCCATCCGTCAGCGATTCCCGCGACCGGTGGAAGCGGCCATCATCCTCGGCACGGGCCTCGGGGGCCTCGCCAACGAGATGACCGTCGAACAGGTCATCGAGTACAGTCAGCTTCCCAACTTCCCGCTCTCCACCGTCGAGTCGCACCAGGGACGTCTGTTGTGCGGTACGCTCGCCGGCCGGACGGTCGTGGCCATGCAGGGACGATTCCACGCGTACGAGGGGTACTCGCTCCAGCAGGTCACCTTCCCGGTTCGCGTGCTGCGTGCCCTGGGCGCCGAGACCCTCATCGTGAGCAACGCCTGCGGTGGCATGCATCCCCTGTGGGCCCCCGGTGATCTCATGCTCCTTGCCGATCACATCAACCTGTTGGGTGACAACCCGCTGATCGGCCCCAATGACGAAACGCTCGGGCCGCGCTTTCCGGACATGTCGGAGCCGTACGACCCGGCACTGCGACGCTTGGCGCGCGAGGTGGCCGTTGCCGCCGGCATCACGCTGCGCGAGGGCGTGTATGTGGCGGTGCAGGGCCCCAATCTCGAGACGCGCGCCGAGTATCGCTTCCTGCGCGGTATCGGCGCCGATGTGGTGGGCATGAGTACGGTGCCGGAAGTCATCGTGGCCGTGCACGGCGGCATGCGCGTGCTGGGACTCTCCATCATCACCGACCAGTGTCTCCCCGACGCGCTGAAGCCGGCGCACGTCGCCGACATCATTGCCGTGGCCCGAAGCGCCGAACCCAAGCTGTCCGCCGTGGTGCGGGGCGTGCTGGCGCGACTCTGA
- the ileS gene encoding isoleucine--tRNA ligase — protein MTQDAVLYPLLPDSTADALERGILAQWDDEQLFAASQAARANAKPFVFFEGPPTANGRPGIHHVFARTIKDLFCRHRAMQGFYVPRKAGWDTHGLPVEIEVEKELQREEAERQGVDPSEIAKLGGKQLIEQVGVAEFNRRCRESVWKYRGEWEKLSHRTAYWLDYDNPYVTYSHDFVESVWWALRTMHDKGLLTRGHKILPYCARCGTALSSHEVAQGYDDVEDPSVYVALDLLDANGNAPAMRRRILVWTTTPWTLVSNTALAVHPELVYAELRKKTGADWTIILAEARVPGVLGADWADRWDVVGTMTGRELAGRRYRRPLDWVPYPEQGNHEIIVPEEFVSAEDGSGVVHMAPAFGADDYAAGQRHGLAFVQPVNVRGEFVEGVPEVAGQFVKKADARILEVLKERDVLWKATTFVHAYPHCWRCGTPLLYYARGSWFVRTTAVRDALLQRNGHVNWNPSEVGTGRFGEWLANNVDWAISRDRYWGTPLPVWVNDEDPAEIEVIGSYADLAARIGRPLPDDFDPHKPHIDQYTWPARSGTGTMRRVPEVIDTWFDSGSMPFAQWHYPFENREVVAAQYPADFICEGVDQTRGWFYSLLAIATTLGDALPHNANDQAAPYRHVVVNDLVLDANGQKMSKSKGNVVNPWDVMERHGADAVRLFLVASSQVWVPRRFDENAIRETAGRFLLTFRNVYNGIFAQYANFGWHPGAADPSVSERPALDRWILSRLTRVEREVNQHLDQYDATLAARRVMQFMDDDVSKWYVRQSRARFYEVDSADNRAAFATLHEVLVVTCRLLAPFAPFMTDAVHRHLTGTSVHLAPFTREQPTPVDDALETAMDDLRTLAGLAHAARDVADVKVRQPLPSMQCVVPGDATLVATLGGLLASELNVKHVEFVTSTDALVALEAKANFRTLGKKFGKETPQVAEAVAGLPADQLRQLAAGNPVTITVANAERLIAPDDVAIIRRASGAAVVQENGGYGVALDPTITPELRAEGLAREVISRVQRLRKESQLEVSDRITLAVAGDEELESAVAAHRSRIADEVLAVRLLLGREVGSPFSGPGDGAMWTATQAGDVDGRPLQLALTREQS, from the coding sequence ATGACGCAGGACGCCGTGCTGTATCCGCTGCTCCCCGACTCCACCGCTGACGCGCTCGAACGCGGCATCCTCGCCCAATGGGACGACGAGCAGCTGTTCGCCGCGTCGCAGGCCGCGCGCGCCAACGCAAAGCCGTTCGTGTTTTTCGAGGGGCCGCCCACTGCCAACGGCCGCCCCGGCATTCACCACGTCTTCGCGCGCACCATCAAGGACCTCTTCTGCCGCCACCGCGCCATGCAGGGGTTCTACGTGCCGCGCAAGGCCGGCTGGGATACGCACGGCCTCCCCGTGGAGATCGAGGTCGAGAAGGAGCTGCAGCGCGAAGAGGCGGAGCGGCAGGGCGTCGACCCCAGCGAGATCGCCAAGCTCGGCGGCAAGCAGCTCATTGAACAGGTGGGGGTGGCGGAGTTCAATCGCCGCTGCCGCGAGAGCGTGTGGAAGTACCGTGGCGAATGGGAGAAGCTGTCCCATCGGACGGCCTACTGGCTCGACTACGACAATCCCTACGTCACCTACTCGCACGATTTCGTGGAGAGCGTGTGGTGGGCGCTGCGCACCATGCACGACAAGGGGCTGCTCACGCGCGGCCACAAGATCCTGCCGTACTGCGCGCGTTGCGGCACCGCGCTCTCCAGTCATGAAGTCGCCCAGGGCTACGACGACGTGGAGGACCCGAGCGTGTACGTGGCGCTCGACCTGCTCGATGCCAATGGCAACGCGCCCGCGATGCGCCGCCGGATTCTGGTGTGGACCACCACACCATGGACGCTCGTCTCCAACACCGCGCTCGCGGTGCACCCGGAGCTGGTGTACGCGGAACTCCGCAAGAAGACCGGCGCCGACTGGACGATCATTCTGGCGGAGGCCCGGGTTCCGGGGGTACTGGGCGCCGACTGGGCCGATCGCTGGGATGTGGTGGGCACCATGACGGGTCGTGAACTCGCCGGTCGCCGCTATCGTCGCCCACTCGACTGGGTGCCGTACCCGGAGCAGGGCAATCACGAGATCATCGTGCCCGAGGAGTTCGTCTCCGCCGAGGACGGCTCGGGGGTGGTGCACATGGCGCCGGCGTTTGGCGCCGACGACTACGCCGCCGGTCAGCGGCACGGGCTCGCCTTCGTGCAGCCGGTCAACGTCCGCGGGGAATTCGTCGAAGGCGTCCCCGAAGTGGCCGGCCAGTTCGTGAAGAAGGCGGATGCGCGTATCCTGGAGGTGCTCAAGGAGCGCGACGTGCTCTGGAAGGCCACGACCTTCGTGCACGCGTACCCCCACTGCTGGCGCTGCGGCACCCCGCTGCTCTACTACGCGCGCGGGTCGTGGTTCGTGCGTACCACCGCCGTGCGCGACGCGCTGCTGCAGCGTAACGGCCACGTGAACTGGAATCCCAGTGAGGTGGGGACCGGCCGCTTCGGCGAGTGGCTGGCCAACAACGTGGACTGGGCCATCTCGCGCGATCGCTACTGGGGGACGCCGCTGCCCGTGTGGGTCAACGACGAGGATCCCGCCGAGATCGAGGTCATCGGCAGCTATGCCGATCTCGCGGCGCGCATCGGACGGCCCCTCCCCGACGACTTCGATCCGCACAAGCCGCATATCGACCAGTACACCTGGCCTGCACGGAGTGGTACCGGGACCATGCGCCGGGTGCCGGAGGTGATCGACACCTGGTTCGACTCCGGCTCCATGCCCTTCGCGCAGTGGCACTATCCCTTCGAGAACCGGGAGGTGGTGGCGGCGCAGTATCCCGCCGACTTCATCTGCGAAGGGGTCGACCAGACGCGGGGCTGGTTCTACTCGCTGCTCGCCATCGCCACCACGCTGGGCGATGCCCTGCCGCACAACGCGAACGATCAGGCCGCCCCGTATCGTCATGTGGTGGTCAACGACCTGGTGCTCGACGCGAACGGCCAGAAGATGTCCAAGTCGAAGGGCAACGTGGTGAATCCGTGGGACGTCATGGAGCGGCACGGGGCCGACGCCGTACGCCTGTTCCTCGTGGCCTCCAGCCAGGTGTGGGTGCCGCGCCGCTTCGACGAGAACGCCATTCGCGAAACGGCCGGCCGCTTCCTGCTCACCTTCCGCAATGTCTACAACGGGATCTTCGCGCAATACGCCAACTTCGGGTGGCACCCCGGTGCCGCCGACCCGTCGGTATCGGAGCGCCCGGCACTCGATCGCTGGATCCTTTCGCGACTCACCCGCGTAGAACGCGAGGTGAATCAGCACCTCGACCAGTACGACGCCACACTGGCGGCCCGTCGGGTCATGCAGTTCATGGACGACGACGTATCCAAGTGGTACGTCCGGCAGAGTCGTGCCCGCTTCTACGAGGTGGACAGCGCAGACAACCGGGCCGCCTTCGCCACGCTGCACGAGGTACTGGTGGTGACCTGTCGGCTGCTCGCGCCCTTCGCACCGTTCATGACCGACGCCGTGCACCGCCATCTCACGGGTACCTCGGTGCATCTCGCGCCGTTCACGCGGGAGCAGCCCACACCTGTCGATGACGCGCTCGAAACGGCCATGGACGACCTGCGCACCCTCGCCGGACTTGCCCATGCGGCGCGTGACGTGGCCGACGTGAAGGTGCGCCAACCGCTGCCGTCCATGCAATGTGTCGTGCCGGGCGACGCCACCCTGGTCGCCACCCTCGGCGGACTGCTGGCATCGGAGCTGAATGTGAAGCACGTGGAGTTTGTCACCTCCACCGATGCGCTCGTTGCGCTCGAGGCGAAGGCGAACTTCCGCACCCTGGGCAAGAAGTTCGGCAAGGAGACGCCGCAGGTCGCCGAGGCCGTGGCCGGTCTGCCGGCCGACCAGCTGCGCCAGCTGGCGGCCGGAAACCCGGTCACCATCACGGTCGCCAACGCCGAGCGCTTGATTGCCCCGGACGACGTCGCCATCATCCGGCGCGCGTCAGGGGCAGCGGTGGTGCAGGAAAACGGCGGCTATGGGGTCGCGCTCGATCCCACCATTACGCCGGAACTGCGCGCCGAGGGGCTGGCGCGGGAGGTCATCAGCCGGGTGCAGCGGCTCCGCAAGGAATCGCAGCTCGAGGTGAGTGATCGCATCACGCTCGCCGTTGCCGGGGACGAGGAGCTGGAAAGCGCCGTGGCCGCCCATCGCAGCCGCATCGCCGACGAAGTGCTCGCCGTGCGATTGCTGCTCGGTCGAGAGGTGGGATCGCCATTCTCCGGCCCGGGAGACGGCGCCATGTGGACCGCAACGCAGGCGGGCGACGTCGATGGACGGCCGCTGCAGCTTGCACTCACCAGGGAACAGTCGTGA
- a CDS encoding RluA family pseudouridine synthase, translated as MSAERTFQVTVHDDTGERLDLLVARSAGVSRTQAATLIANGHVLVNGTRAKASYRTEEGDRIGVVVPPPPGRDIVPEQIPLDIVFEDEHLLVVNKPAGMVVHPAPGNWSGTLVNALVGRGEPLAEGGGEDRAGLVHRLDKDTSGLLVVAKTDASHRILSTALAARQVTRRYVAVCWGHLSGDTLTVDQPLARDPRDRTRMAVVPGGKAARTDFIRLARFDSVDLLRAHLHSGRTHQIRVHLSSVGHPVIGDDVYGGGGGRKLAALPPRRHFLHAAWLRFKHPVSGNVIDLRSPLPPDLRQSLATLSDMPELATHQDPLDVFGFYRTTDDPPAARHTAD; from the coding sequence GTGAGCGCGGAGCGCACCTTCCAGGTCACGGTTCACGACGACACCGGTGAGCGGCTCGATCTGCTCGTGGCGCGGAGCGCCGGGGTGTCGCGCACGCAGGCAGCCACGCTGATCGCCAACGGCCACGTGCTCGTGAATGGGACGCGAGCCAAGGCCAGCTATCGCACCGAAGAGGGGGATCGCATTGGCGTGGTGGTGCCGCCGCCGCCCGGCCGCGATATCGTCCCCGAGCAGATCCCGCTCGATATCGTGTTCGAGGACGAGCATCTCCTCGTGGTGAACAAGCCGGCCGGCATGGTCGTGCACCCCGCTCCGGGCAACTGGTCGGGTACCCTCGTGAATGCGCTGGTCGGACGGGGCGAGCCGCTGGCGGAAGGGGGTGGGGAAGACCGGGCGGGATTGGTGCACCGCCTCGACAAGGACACCTCGGGATTGCTGGTCGTGGCGAAGACCGATGCCTCCCACCGCATCCTCAGTACCGCCCTCGCCGCCCGGCAGGTCACGCGCCGCTACGTCGCGGTCTGTTGGGGGCATCTCAGTGGCGATACCCTCACCGTCGACCAGCCCCTCGCGCGGGATCCGCGAGACCGAACCCGCATGGCAGTCGTCCCCGGGGGGAAGGCAGCCCGTACGGATTTCATCCGGCTGGCGCGCTTCGACAGTGTGGACCTGTTGCGCGCCCACCTGCACAGTGGACGCACCCACCAGATCCGCGTCCACCTGTCGAGCGTGGGGCACCCGGTGATCGGCGACGATGTCTACGGCGGTGGCGGCGGGCGCAAGCTGGCCGCGCTGCCGCCGCGTCGTCACTTCCTCCACGCCGCCTGGCTTCGCTTCAAGCACCCCGTCTCCGGCAACGTGATCGATCTCCGCTCGCCGCTGCCCCCCGACCTGCGTCAGTCGCTGGCCACCCTCAGCGACATGCCGGAGCTCGCCACGCATCAGGACCCGCTCGATGTCTTCGGATTCTATCGGACCACCGACGACCCCCCCGCTGCCCGACACACCGCCGACTGA
- the lspA gene encoding signal peptidase II: MASNTRPSAARTAAAHVALSDRPAASTTVPFWIIVAVTVAADFVTKALAVEHLVPRHMPHRIIGDVVRFTLSYNPGAAFGMHLGPGSRWIFAVLSICIVVVLLRATSDLTRTSRLATFGVPVIVGGAIGNLLDRIRLREGVVDFIDIGIGTTRFWTFNVADTAVTIGAACLVIALWQEDQALQSAAKAQQPTPDGPAA, encoded by the coding sequence ATGGCGTCGAACACTCGGCCATCCGCCGCGCGCACGGCCGCCGCGCACGTGGCACTCAGCGACCGCCCCGCCGCGTCCACCACCGTCCCGTTCTGGATCATCGTGGCCGTTACGGTGGCGGCTGACTTCGTCACCAAGGCGCTCGCGGTCGAACACCTGGTGCCGCGGCACATGCCGCATCGCATCATCGGCGATGTGGTGCGCTTCACGCTCTCGTACAATCCCGGCGCCGCGTTCGGCATGCATCTGGGCCCCGGATCGCGGTGGATCTTCGCCGTGCTCAGCATCTGCATCGTCGTCGTGCTGCTGCGGGCCACCAGTGATCTCACGCGGACCTCGCGTCTGGCTACCTTCGGCGTACCCGTCATCGTGGGGGGCGCCATCGGCAACCTGCTCGATCGCATCCGCCTGCGCGAGGGCGTCGTGGACTTCATCGACATCGGGATCGGCACAACGCGCTTCTGGACCTTCAACGTGGCCGACACCGCCGTCACCATCGGGGCAGCGTGCCTGGTCATTGCCCTCTGGCAGGAAGATCAGGCGCTCCAGTCGGCGGCGAAGGCACAGCAGCCGACCCCCGATGGCCCCGCGGCGTGA
- a CDS encoding TraR/DksA C4-type zinc finger protein, translating into MAESKTASTKDAKKPKAMPKKQLQHFEKRLLEERKRVLKELGHHSDTLGPNGEASEGDSSAYSFHMADQGTDAMEREKAFLFASKEGRFLWHIDQALRRLYKAPETFGKCHQCGEDIAFERLDALPNARYCIACKQREEDSKKG; encoded by the coding sequence ATGGCCGAATCGAAGACCGCGTCGACGAAGGACGCCAAGAAGCCCAAGGCGATGCCCAAGAAGCAGCTGCAGCACTTCGAGAAGCGACTGCTCGAGGAACGCAAGCGTGTGCTCAAGGAGCTCGGCCATCACAGCGACACCCTTGGCCCCAACGGCGAGGCGTCAGAGGGGGACAGCAGCGCCTACTCCTTCCACATGGCCGATCAGGGCACTGACGCGATGGAGCGGGAAAAGGCGTTCCTCTTCGCCTCCAAGGAAGGGCGCTTCCTGTGGCACATCGATCAGGCGCTCCGCCGCCTGTACAAGGCCCCGGAGACCTTCGGCAAGTGTCACCAGTGTGGCGAGGACATTGCCTTCGAGCGTCTCGATGCGCTGCCGAATGCCCGTTATTGCATCGCGTGCAAGCAGCGCGAGGAAGACTCCAAGAAGGGATGA